A single Henriciella sp. AS95 DNA region contains:
- a CDS encoding GNAT family N-acetyltransferase codes for MPIRPYRPSDLPALFAINQASTPGVGHEETADGLKRWIDISTCLVATDEDDTPLGFITLLEPYTKAYASDNLRWMEDWMAREETDMVYVDRIALAEAARGQRIGQALYAAAFEHARGRKHITCEVNTDPDNPGSHRFHQRLGFVEVGRKRHKPDYEVAYYARPLKD; via the coding sequence ATGCCTATACGTCCCTATCGTCCGTCAGACCTTCCTGCTCTCTTTGCCATCAACCAGGCCTCGACGCCCGGTGTTGGCCATGAGGAGACCGCAGACGGCCTCAAGCGCTGGATCGACATATCGACCTGCCTCGTCGCCACGGATGAAGACGACACCCCGCTCGGCTTCATCACCCTGCTCGAGCCGTACACCAAGGCATATGCCAGCGACAATCTGCGCTGGATGGAGGACTGGATGGCGCGTGAGGAGACCGACATGGTCTATGTTGACCGGATCGCGCTCGCCGAGGCGGCCCGCGGGCAACGCATCGGACAGGCGCTTTATGCTGCTGCGTTCGAGCACGCACGCGGGCGCAAGCACATCACCTGCGAGGTCAATACCGATCCGGACAATCCCGGCTCCCACCGCTTCCACCAACGGCTCGGTTTCGTCGAGGTCGGCCGCAAACGCCACAAGCCCGACTATGAAGTCGCCTATTATGCGCGGCCATTAAAAGACTGA
- a CDS encoding GNAT family N-acetyltransferase, with protein sequence MRIQTADGDPVLLRPLAVSDEPALREAIESFSNRTRYMRFFSGVAAVPDPVIHMLADVDGTCHMAWVAIDETVPGGKVIGAAHIIRDNPSLSAGELAIGLVDDWQSRGVARLLIALVSAEALAKGVAAMDAYVLHENRAGRALMRALGAQSAGSDGAVSHYRVHLAQMLEQFEARDSDIPLQAVMPAIHSGSVQAAAA encoded by the coding sequence ATGAGAATTCAGACAGCGGATGGCGACCCCGTCCTTCTGCGTCCACTGGCGGTGTCGGACGAGCCAGCGCTTCGAGAAGCTATTGAGAGTTTCTCGAACCGGACCCGCTATATGCGCTTCTTTTCTGGCGTTGCCGCTGTACCGGATCCGGTGATCCACATGCTCGCTGACGTTGACGGCACGTGTCATATGGCCTGGGTCGCGATTGACGAGACTGTGCCCGGCGGCAAGGTCATCGGCGCGGCGCATATCATACGCGACAATCCTTCTCTGAGTGCCGGAGAGCTTGCGATTGGCCTGGTAGACGACTGGCAGAGCCGCGGCGTTGCCCGCCTGCTCATCGCGCTGGTCTCTGCCGAGGCGCTTGCAAAGGGCGTGGCCGCGATGGACGCATATGTCCTGCATGAGAACAGGGCGGGCCGGGCCCTGATGCGCGCGCTCGGGGCGCAGTCGGCAGGCTCCGACGGGGCCGTATCGCACTATCGGGTGCATCTTGCCCAGATGCTTGAGCAGTTTGAAGCGCGTGACAGCGACATCCCATTGCAGGCCGTCATGCCGGCGATCCATTCCGGATCGGTCCAGGCGGCGGCGGCTTAA
- a CDS encoding pseudouridine synthase, with translation MSETHTYKGDEPIRLNKWMAQLGLCSRREAEALIGAGNVKVNGEAVSEPGHKISPGETMELAGKAAKALDDQLTVVMHKPVGYVSAQPEPEQTPAIRLASKANLIGSAPKLPGRNTNFAPLGRLDMDSRGLLLLSEDGVLAKAIIGPASDLEKEYLVTVKGQVTQQAIGKLRHGLSLDGRRLKAAKVDEVSPGRLRFILREGRNRQIRRMCELVGLLVVDLYRTRIGTLDIGKLPEGKWRALTSEERASLIKASKPLSTRPPPSASSSGSRASGARSASARSRGKHPKAGARAGRPRKP, from the coding sequence ATGTCCGAGACCCATACCTATAAAGGCGATGAGCCCATCCGTCTGAACAAGTGGATGGCGCAGCTTGGCCTCTGCTCACGCCGCGAAGCGGAAGCCCTAATAGGGGCGGGCAATGTGAAGGTGAATGGCGAGGCGGTCAGCGAGCCCGGCCACAAGATTTCGCCGGGAGAGACGATGGAGCTTGCCGGAAAGGCAGCCAAGGCGCTCGACGACCAGCTCACCGTCGTGATGCACAAGCCTGTTGGCTACGTCTCAGCCCAGCCAGAGCCGGAACAGACACCCGCGATCCGGCTGGCAAGCAAAGCCAATCTCATTGGCAGCGCGCCCAAACTTCCAGGACGCAACACCAACTTTGCCCCGCTCGGCCGTCTCGACATGGACAGCCGTGGCCTTCTCCTCCTCTCCGAGGACGGCGTCCTCGCCAAAGCCATAATCGGCCCGGCCTCGGATCTGGAAAAAGAATATCTGGTCACCGTCAAAGGCCAGGTGACACAACAGGCCATCGGCAAATTGCGCCACGGACTATCGCTTGACGGCCGGCGCCTGAAAGCGGCCAAGGTGGACGAGGTGAGCCCCGGACGCCTGCGCTTCATCCTGCGCGAGGGCCGCAACCGCCAGATCCGCCGGATGTGCGAACTCGTCGGACTGCTGGTCGTCGACCTTTACCGCACCCGCATCGGAACGCTGGACATTGGCAAGCTTCCGGAAGGCAAGTGGCGCGCCCTTACGAGCGAAGAACGCGCCAGCCTGATCAAGGCGTCTAAGCCGCTTTCGACTCGTCCGCCGCCGTCCGCTTCTTCTTCCGGGTCCCGCGCATCCGGGGCCAGATCAGCTTCAGCCAGATCCAGAGGAAAACACCCAAAAGCAGGAGCCAGGGCAGGCCGACCGCGAAAGCCGTAA
- a CDS encoding carboxyl transferase domain-containing protein, with amino-acid sequence MSWEKSIEELRRRERMAEKMGGEEPVSRQRGRGKLTVRERVSFLVDPGSFHEIGKIAGVATYDDDEQLESFMASNSVVGRATLDERPVVVLGDDFTVRGGAADASIRGKTVVALKQAIEYRMPLVQLIDGTGGGGSIKMFLKDPRTYIPETPSWELIVAGMGEVPMVSLALGPCAGLGAGRVGASHYSVMVKELSQVFVAGPPVAIAIGEDVSKEELGGWEIQAKNGTVDDVVDTEADAFKAAKRFLSYLPSSVHELPPVIEPTDDPNRKEESLISLVPKDGKTPYKPQKIIEGTVDEGSFFEIGSQWGRGIVTGLARIDGHPVGIMAGNPFFLDGAWTADVCDKVTRHMDLCSTFHLPVIHFVDCAGFAVGVKHETAGVTRKGVRAMAAVYQATVPVCAVVIRKAFGLAGSAMMNPTKAKWRYCWPSGNWGSLPMAGGIEAAFRKELSETDDREALLKSLYKKFEAMEDPFRTAEAFFAEEIIDPRETRPLLVDFVHHARRRMEPGKTSFGPRP; translated from the coding sequence ATGTCTTGGGAAAAGTCGATTGAAGAGCTTCGCCGCCGGGAACGCATGGCGGAAAAGATGGGCGGCGAGGAGCCGGTCTCGCGCCAGCGCGGGCGGGGCAAGCTGACGGTTCGGGAACGGGTTTCCTTCCTCGTTGATCCTGGCAGCTTCCACGAGATCGGCAAGATTGCCGGCGTTGCGACCTATGATGATGACGAGCAGCTGGAAAGCTTCATGGCGTCCAATTCGGTCGTCGGACGCGCGACGCTGGATGAGCGCCCGGTTGTGGTGCTGGGCGATGATTTCACCGTGCGCGGCGGGGCGGCTGATGCTTCCATTCGCGGCAAGACCGTCGTCGCGCTGAAGCAGGCGATCGAATACCGCATGCCGCTGGTGCAGCTGATCGACGGGACGGGCGGCGGCGGCTCGATCAAGATGTTCCTCAAGGATCCCCGCACCTACATCCCCGAGACGCCAAGCTGGGAGCTGATCGTCGCCGGCATGGGCGAGGTGCCCATGGTGTCGCTGGCGCTCGGGCCGTGCGCTGGTCTTGGGGCGGGGCGCGTCGGCGCGAGCCACTATTCGGTGATGGTGAAGGAGCTGTCCCAGGTCTTCGTGGCAGGCCCGCCCGTGGCCATTGCGATTGGCGAGGACGTCTCAAAGGAGGAGCTCGGCGGCTGGGAAATCCAGGCCAAGAACGGAACGGTCGACGATGTCGTCGACACCGAAGCCGACGCCTTCAAGGCGGCGAAACGCTTTCTCTCCTATCTGCCTTCATCCGTGCACGAACTGCCGCCGGTTATCGAGCCAACGGATGATCCGAACCGCAAGGAAGAGAGCCTCATTTCGCTCGTCCCGAAGGATGGGAAGACACCTTACAAGCCACAGAAGATCATTGAGGGGACGGTCGACGAGGGCAGTTTTTTCGAGATCGGTAGCCAGTGGGGCAGGGGCATTGTCACGGGCCTTGCGCGCATCGATGGCCACCCGGTCGGCATCATGGCGGGCAACCCCTTCTTCCTCGATGGCGCCTGGACGGCCGATGTCTGCGACAAGGTCACAAGGCATATGGACCTCTGCTCCACCTTCCATTTGCCGGTCATCCACTTTGTCGATTGCGCTGGCTTTGCCGTTGGCGTGAAGCATGAGACAGCTGGTGTGACACGCAAGGGCGTGCGCGCCATGGCCGCCGTGTATCAGGCGACCGTGCCGGTCTGTGCCGTGGTGATCCGCAAGGCGTTCGGGCTTGCAGGCTCTGCGATGATGAACCCGACCAAGGCCAAATGGCGCTATTGCTGGCCGTCCGGAAACTGGGGATCGCTCCCCATGGCAGGGGGCATTGAGGCGGCGTTCCGCAAGGAGCTGTCTGAGACCGATGACCGCGAGGCGCTGCTCAAGTCGCTCTACAAGAAGTTCGAAGCGATGGAGGACCCGTTCCGCACAGCCGAAGCCTTCTTCGCCGAGGAGATCATCGACCCGAGGGAGACGCGCCCACTGCTGGTCGATTTCGTCCACCATGCGCGCCGGCGAATGGAGCCCGGCAAAACGAGTTTCGGCCCAAGGCCCTGA
- a CDS encoding SCP2 sterol-binding domain-containing protein, translating to MDLATLTQKANEAVSEGGDFKKKVKFDFGDDGKLFIDGANGTADNSDGDADATVKVDWDDFKKLAAGEMDPTMAFMQGKLKVLGDMSVAMQLQGLMKKFS from the coding sequence ATGGATCTCGCAACACTCACCCAGAAAGCCAATGAGGCTGTTTCAGAGGGCGGAGACTTCAAGAAAAAAGTGAAGTTCGACTTTGGCGATGACGGAAAACTGTTCATCGACGGGGCAAACGGCACGGCCGACAATTCCGACGGGGACGCTGATGCCACCGTGAAGGTCGACTGGGACGATTTCAAGAAGCTCGCCGCTGGAGAGATGGACCCGACTATGGCGTTCATGCAAGGCAAGCTCAAAGTGCTCGGCGACATGTCAGTTGCCATGCAGCTGCAGGGCCTGATGAAGAAGTTCTCCTAA
- a CDS encoding alpha/beta fold hydrolase: MSDTETSRRSEFVEVPGNPAPTGARIIWFEGIAGRSLRACVAPSQAAKPRGTAIICPGRTEFIEKYFETARDLQSRGFAVVILDWPGQGLSDRLLDDPAKGHIDRFETFMGALRNGLDALRDELPRPYVSLAHSMGGAIALAAIAQKLVKVEAAAFSAPMWGLPINFVARYFIWAMRALGKSGDYARQPGPDETFESNIVTHDRARWQLQRNLIDVAPELKLGQVTWGWLGASLDILDRTTKPALLRGIDIPVYVASAGEEKLVDNKAHTRVAQNLPHCTHEVIDGACHEILMETDDKRAQFWAGFDALLSTAGI, encoded by the coding sequence ATGAGCGACACGGAAACAAGCCGGCGATCCGAATTCGTGGAGGTGCCGGGTAACCCTGCGCCGACCGGGGCACGGATAATCTGGTTTGAGGGCATTGCAGGTCGCAGCCTTCGCGCTTGCGTCGCGCCAAGCCAGGCGGCCAAACCGCGCGGCACGGCCATTATCTGTCCCGGCCGCACTGAATTCATCGAGAAATATTTCGAGACCGCGCGCGACCTGCAGTCCCGCGGCTTTGCTGTCGTGATCCTCGACTGGCCCGGTCAGGGCCTGTCGGACCGATTGCTGGACGACCCCGCCAAGGGTCATATCGACCGGTTCGAGACCTTTATGGGCGCGCTTCGCAATGGTCTGGACGCCCTTCGCGACGAGCTGCCGAGGCCATATGTCTCGCTCGCGCACTCCATGGGCGGCGCCATTGCCCTCGCCGCGATCGCGCAGAAGCTGGTGAAGGTTGAGGCCGCAGCCTTTTCCGCCCCGATGTGGGGTTTGCCGATCAACTTCGTTGCGCGCTACTTCATCTGGGCAATGCGGGCGCTGGGCAAGTCCGGCGATTATGCCCGCCAGCCTGGTCCGGACGAAACCTTCGAGTCGAATATCGTCACGCATGACCGCGCACGTTGGCAGCTGCAGCGAAATCTCATTGATGTCGCCCCTGAGCTGAAACTTGGACAGGTCACATGGGGGTGGCTCGGCGCGTCGCTGGATATTCTTGACCGCACCACCAAACCGGCGCTGCTACGCGGGATCGACATTCCAGTCTACGTCGCCAGTGCGGGCGAAGAAAAACTCGTCGACAACAAGGCCCACACCAGGGTTGCGCAAAACCTGCCTCACTGCACGCATGAAGTTATTGATGGGGCCTGTCACGAAATCCTCATGGAAACGGATGACAAGCGCGCACAGTTCTGGGCAGGCTTTGATGCCTTGCTCTCAACCGCCGGCATCTGA
- a CDS encoding glutathione S-transferase: MIKIHHLEHSRSQRILWLLEELGLDYEIVHYKRHPETMLAPDELRAIHPLGKSPILEEDGIIVAETGAIIEYIIETHSEGRLKPPKGTPEARAWTYWMHYAEGSAMPPLLMKLVFQRLPENANALMRPLVKSVASRAESGFVDPRLKEHIDYWEASLSETGWFAGKEFSAADIIMSFPLEAAVSRAGAGDRANIADFLGRIHARPAYLTALEKGGPYAYA, encoded by the coding sequence ATGATCAAGATCCACCATCTCGAACATTCGCGCTCTCAACGCATTCTCTGGCTGTTGGAAGAGCTCGGTCTCGACTACGAAATCGTCCATTACAAGCGCCACCCTGAAACCATGTTGGCTCCCGATGAGCTGCGCGCCATCCATCCGCTCGGCAAGTCGCCCATCCTCGAAGAGGACGGCATCATTGTCGCCGAAACGGGTGCCATCATCGAATATATCATCGAGACGCACAGCGAAGGCCGTCTGAAGCCACCCAAAGGCACGCCGGAGGCACGCGCCTGGACCTACTGGATGCACTATGCCGAAGGCTCAGCCATGCCGCCGCTGCTTATGAAGCTTGTCTTCCAGCGGCTGCCGGAAAACGCAAACGCCCTGATGCGCCCCCTCGTGAAGAGCGTGGCGTCGCGCGCCGAAAGCGGCTTTGTCGACCCACGCCTGAAGGAACATATCGACTACTGGGAAGCCTCTCTGTCTGAAACCGGCTGGTTCGCCGGCAAGGAGTTCAGCGCCGCCGACATCATCATGAGCTTCCCGCTGGAAGCGGCAGTCAGCCGAGCTGGCGCGGGGGATCGCGCGAATATCGCGGACTTCCTCGGCCGCATTCATGCCCGTCCGGCCTACCTCACCGCCCTCGAGAAAGGCGGACCCTACGCTTACGCATAG
- the bfr gene encoding bacterioferritin encodes MKGDPKVIEFLNACLKNELTAINQYFLHSRMLKDWGVSILAEHEYKESIEEMEHADWLIERILFLGGLPNLQDLGKLRIGETVEEILKCDLEVEQEAVPELKDAMEHAESVRDYVSRDLFGKILHSEEEHIDYLETQFDLIERIGIQNYIQLQSKPNDSSAD; translated from the coding sequence ATGAAGGGCGATCCCAAAGTCATCGAGTTTCTGAACGCCTGTCTCAAGAATGAGCTGACAGCGATCAATCAGTATTTTCTCCATTCCCGTATGTTGAAGGATTGGGGAGTCTCCATTCTCGCTGAGCATGAATACAAGGAATCCATCGAAGAGATGGAGCATGCCGACTGGCTGATCGAGCGCATCCTGTTTCTGGGTGGCCTGCCGAATTTGCAGGATCTCGGCAAGTTGCGCATCGGCGAGACTGTTGAAGAGATCCTGAAGTGTGATCTCGAAGTGGAGCAGGAGGCTGTTCCAGAGCTCAAGGATGCGATGGAGCACGCTGAAAGCGTTCGCGATTATGTGAGCCGTGATCTCTTCGGCAAGATCCTCCACAGCGAGGAAGAACACATCGATTACCTCGAAACGCAGTTCGACCTGATCGAACGCATCGGTATCCAGAACTACATCCAGCTTCAGTCGAAACCGAACGACTCGTCTGCCGACTAG
- a CDS encoding (2Fe-2S)-binding protein, whose translation MRIMIICICRRINDAGVKAAVEAGARSPEAVQAHHGCEFNCGKCRPAMGEIISDTVDTMPSDPLMVAAE comes from the coding sequence ATGAGAATCATGATCATTTGCATCTGCAGACGCATCAATGACGCAGGCGTGAAGGCCGCGGTGGAAGCCGGAGCTCGGAGCCCCGAGGCCGTGCAGGCCCATCATGGCTGTGAATTCAACTGCGGAAAGTGCCGCCCGGCAATGGGTGAGATCATTTCGGACACAGTGGACACAATGCCGAGTGATCCACTGATGGTCGCGGCGGAATAG
- a CDS encoding GGDEF domain-containing protein produces the protein MDKDPIITESPVRVSYRRALAITMINLAVSQVITGLAILVCDIPDYILREVIGIWFALAAICATSVTFPLALIFQRERLKLAQAMQQLEKAHAELASRARMDPLTGLLNREAFLSRIGRFKERKTSGAMLMVDVDHFKQINDNYGHQAGDEALKLVSKAIMDATRDEDIGGRIGGEEFGIFVPGENIQLARIIAERVRLSIAQIEFSPEPGSRISMTASIGVAQGSWSTQISELFRRADDGMYEAKHSGRNRVMVHKAA, from the coding sequence ATGGACAAAGATCCGATCATCACCGAATCGCCTGTGCGCGTTTCCTACCGGCGTGCCTTGGCGATCACGATGATCAACCTTGCCGTAAGCCAGGTGATTACCGGGCTTGCAATACTCGTATGCGACATTCCGGACTATATTCTTCGTGAGGTCATCGGCATCTGGTTCGCACTGGCGGCCATTTGTGCGACGTCGGTTACCTTTCCGCTGGCCCTGATCTTCCAGCGCGAACGATTGAAGCTCGCCCAGGCCATGCAGCAGCTGGAAAAAGCGCATGCCGAGCTTGCCAGCCGGGCCCGTATGGACCCGCTGACTGGTCTCCTCAATCGGGAAGCCTTTTTGAGCCGGATCGGGCGTTTTAAGGAGCGAAAGACCTCCGGCGCGATGCTCATGGTCGATGTCGACCACTTCAAGCAGATCAATGACAACTATGGCCATCAGGCTGGTGACGAGGCCCTTAAGCTTGTCTCCAAAGCGATCATGGACGCAACGCGTGATGAAGATATTGGCGGACGGATCGGCGGTGAGGAATTTGGAATATTCGTTCCCGGCGAGAATATCCAGCTGGCCCGCATCATCGCAGAACGCGTACGCCTTTCGATCGCCCAGATCGAGTTCAGTCCGGAGCCTGGCTCCAGGATCAGCATGACCGCCAGCATCGGCGTCGCCCAGGGAAGCTGGTCCACGCAGATCTCGGAACTCTTCCGCCGCGCCGACGATGGCATGTATGAGGCCAAGCATTCCGGGCGCAACCGCGTCATGGTCCACAAGGCCGCCTGA
- a CDS encoding lysine--tRNA ligase — protein MSALSTLAENAKAWPFEQARALLKRLENMERAGNPKQGPVVFETGYGPSGLPHIGTFGEVVRTTMVRHAFETLTDGKVETKLICVSDDMDGMRKVPPTVPNPAELEPYMQMPLTAVPDPFGTHDSYGAHMGARLCAFLDSFGFDYEFKSATALYKSGAFDEALLRALEKFDEIMAVMLPTLGAERQATYSPFLPISPSTGRVLYVPMKATDAKAGTITFDDEDGTEVTIPVTGGNTKLQWKPDFGMRWAALGVDFEMFGKDHQDNAPIYSKICKILGSQPPQQYVYELFLDDKGEKISKTKGNGISVEDWLAYAPQESLSLFQFQKPRVAKKLYFDVIPKAVDEYLTFLSKYPDEEPNRQVENPVWHIHSGDIPEGNPPVSFALLLNLVSAANTETKDQLWDFITRYAPDANPETNRLLDKLAGYAIRYYEDFVKPAKVYRAPDEKERAAMEDLANRLSSIEGEATAEELQNLTFEIGKAHEFENLRDWFKALYEVLLGQSQGPRFGGFAALYGVHETARLIKNALAR, from the coding sequence ATGAGCGCGCTATCTACGCTTGCCGAGAATGCAAAGGCCTGGCCCTTTGAACAGGCACGCGCCCTGCTGAAACGGCTGGAGAATATGGAGCGCGCCGGCAACCCCAAACAGGGCCCTGTCGTCTTCGAGACAGGCTACGGCCCGTCCGGCCTGCCGCATATCGGCACCTTTGGTGAGGTGGTCCGCACGACCATGGTGCGCCACGCCTTTGAAACGCTCACGGATGGCAAGGTCGAGACCAAACTTATCTGCGTCTCTGACGATATGGACGGCATGCGCAAAGTCCCGCCGACCGTCCCCAATCCGGCGGAGCTTGAGCCGTACATGCAGATGCCACTGACGGCGGTGCCGGACCCGTTCGGCACGCATGACAGCTATGGCGCGCATATGGGCGCGCGCCTCTGCGCCTTCCTCGACAGTTTCGGCTTTGACTATGAATTCAAGTCCGCGACGGCGCTCTACAAGTCAGGTGCCTTTGACGAGGCGCTGCTGCGCGCGCTCGAAAAATTCGATGAGATCATGGCGGTGATGCTGCCTACGCTGGGCGCCGAACGGCAGGCGACCTATTCACCCTTCCTGCCGATCTCACCCTCCACAGGCCGTGTGCTCTACGTGCCGATGAAGGCAACCGATGCGAAAGCCGGCACCATCACCTTCGACGACGAAGACGGCACCGAGGTGACCATTCCGGTGACGGGCGGCAACACAAAGCTGCAATGGAAGCCGGACTTCGGCATGCGCTGGGCCGCGCTCGGCGTCGATTTCGAAATGTTCGGCAAGGACCACCAGGACAATGCGCCGATCTATTCGAAGATCTGCAAGATCCTCGGCAGCCAGCCGCCACAGCAATATGTCTATGAGCTCTTCCTCGACGACAAGGGCGAGAAAATCTCCAAGACCAAGGGCAATGGCATTTCGGTCGAGGACTGGCTCGCCTATGCGCCGCAGGAGAGCCTGTCGCTCTTCCAGTTCCAGAAGCCGCGCGTCGCCAAGAAGCTATATTTCGACGTCATCCCGAAGGCGGTCGACGAGTATCTGACCTTCCTGTCGAAGTATCCGGATGAGGAACCCAACCGTCAGGTCGAGAACCCTGTCTGGCACATCCATTCTGGCGACATACCGGAAGGCAATCCGCCGGTCTCCTTCGCCCTGCTTCTAAATCTCGTCAGCGCCGCGAACACCGAGACCAAAGACCAGCTCTGGGATTTCATCACGCGCTATGCACCGGATGCCAATCCGGAAACGAACCGGCTTCTCGACAAGCTCGCTGGCTACGCGATCCGCTATTACGAAGACTTCGTGAAGCCGGCCAAGGTGTATCGCGCCCCGGACGAGAAAGAACGCGCCGCGATGGAAGACCTTGCAAACCGCCTGTCATCCATCGAAGGCGAGGCGACGGCTGAAGAGCTGCAGAACCTCACCTTCGAAATCGGCAAAGCACATGAGTTCGAAAACCTGCGCGACTGGTTCAAGGCGCTCTACGAAGTCCTGCTCGGCCAGAGCCAGGGACCACGCTTTGGTGGCTTTGCCGCGCTCTACGGCGTGCATGAGACAGCCAGACTGATCAAGAACGCTCTGGCGCGTTAG